The window ATATGCAGATCCGTCAATCCATCTTTAGAATGAGCTTCAGCACCATAGTTGGTGAAAGGAGATCCAGAAAAATAAGCATCCCGTTCCAAGAATACTCTCTCTTTGTGTCCACCAAAACAAATTTTCGGGAGTTCCATGTCCCATTCTCTCCTGTGATATACACAAAGTCTTTTCTCCACATTCTTGAACTCACAAGAAATAGGGGCTTTACAGCCATTACCAATCTCTCTTTTTGACGAATCATGGAGATAGAACAGGTCAGACTCATCGCACTTATGGTACAGCCGACTTAGGAGTGAAGAAATCAAACCAAACCTGGGataaaataaaaccaaattaAATCAAGCAATTATTTAAGATAACATAGATGAAATAGGTTCATCAGTCTGACCCCTCAGGATGTAGCTTTTCCACTTCAGAAATTGAGTTATGAGCCGACTGCCTCAGTCTCTGTCTTTTTGCAGGAAAAATGCCTATCTCCTTGCATTGGTTTCCTATAAACGGTAAAAAGAAACAGCAGAATTTCAGAGGACTGTGAGAAAGATGTGTCTATATATCCAGAACGACAATAAAAGATGGTAGAATTGTGTTAATCCAACATAttcaaaaaattcattaatattttatcatgtttcagAAAATATCCTGGCAATTTGTTACCGCGAATATAAATTCAGGCATTAATCatcatttaatttgaaaaatgagCACGTGAACAGATTCAATAAGGTAGGAAGCTCGAAACAAAACAGTAGCCGCAACCTATTACTCATAAGCATCACTCAACTGCCACAAAACACTCATCATCCAGAAAGAtaaccaaaatttttaaacctCGCCTTTGCGACTGGTACCAACAAATTTAGAATCTTAATAGTAAGAATAGCATAGAAAGAATTCGAGATACCAAATCACCAGATAAAGTAGCATTCTCTGATGCTTCCCTGAGGATTGACAAGGAGGAATTTCTACCAGCCGGAATAACATTCTCCGAGAGCAATATCGGCCTCTCTCTAATATTTCTAGTTAGACCTGCATTCATGCCTAATCATAACAGTAAAGTATAAACTACGATAACAGGTATGGCCTCACGTATAAATGCACTGATCACAGATAACACACCTTTGATGTCTCTTTGACTTGGTTCTTCAAACCTGGGGACAGGTGGGGTGAGGAGAAGATGATAGTCAAAATGACCTGCTGTTTCTCTGCGATCAGAGAATCTGAGGTCCTTTGAGCTGGCTTTAGGTATGTTCGAAGGTTTAATGTCCTCTTCAAGTCAAATTGAGACGGGGGCAGAAAAAAAAACCGTCATGAATTACGCCGTCCGATTATAAAGCATtctaaaattgatttgaaaaactTGAACAATAAAATCCACTGTGCACCGAAAACTCACAGCGGTCATATAATTGAAGGAACTATGGCGACAACGACAATTATTGACACAAGCCTAAAGTTCTAAACCAAAGATTTTCACCTCTACCATGAGGATTAGCTTTAAAATTCTTCGACTGCCCAATGTCTCTGGCGTATGAACAAGAATGACCCTGAACAGCGCCATTCTTTGTGTTCATAAAATACGCGTACTCTGAAGTCTTGGGTGCGTCAGCTGCAAAATACGTTCCACACAAGAACGACAGGGTTACCAACGAACATAACATGACGTGTTTGATGTGCTATCTAGCTAATAGACATAATGTATCGAATCAATATGACAAATCATCATTGATGAGAGACATTAATAAGAAAACTAGCAGCTATAGAAGAAAAGGCCAACATCTGGGAAACTGTGCCAATTTGCGTTCTCTAAAGGAAGCAGAATCAGGTACGCTATCCATTTCAGTATCATCGAACCTCACTTTTTTTGTCTTCTTTGTATCTATCAAGACAACAAAAGCTTGCACGTAACAACACCATCATCTTAACTTTCATAAATAACTACTACTGATGAATTGAGTCACGAGAATCCGTAGAAAAGCACATCGCTAAGAAATGAAGCATAACTGCGACAGAGAAGGACGTACCACATGGTTTGTCAGATCCCCGATTCCGAGCTGTGCCTCTGCTTCGGATCGCAACTGGATATTCATTAGCCGGAGCAAATCTTTGTTTCATTATCAATAATCAGCCTGAAATTCCAACCCAAAAAGTCGGAGATCAATTGATTTGGGAGGGCAGTCAGAAATAGAGGATATATTCCTAATAGGGCTCACCGGTGCAAACTCAGGTGATCTATTAAATGAGATTAGATATTTTTTAGCTTGACTAATTTTCAAACAACTCGGAACTGAAGTTTGACCTCTTGGAAGCATATAACTTGTAAAAATATGCACTTTATGACcaaatttaaacaaataattgtAATTCAATGTGCGAAGATTCTGCAAGGTTAAGTTTGACTCAAGACAATCCCAGattatgaaaaaagaaaaagaaaatcatattaaataaatgcaGGCGTTATCCAAAAGAATGGGATATGATGTCCACGTGGCATGCTACCAATGGCTAAATCAACAACATTGGACTTTCTTACCCATTAATTTATAGCTTTTCCAAACCACACGCCCCatcaaaaaatatcataaacaagTTCTTTATTTGAATCAAAGAGAGAAAAAATGGCAAGCTCCAGCATTGCATCCGCCACCTGTGGATTCGCGGTGGCACCGAATTTCTCCTCCGCCACCTCTTTTGCCGCTAAGAGCGGCATGGTGTTCCTGGCCGCCGAGAACGACCGCCGCAATTCAAGGCTGGTGGTGCGTGCGGAGGACGGAACGGCGGAACATGCAGCGGCTGAAGCCCCTAAAGCTGCCCCTGTTGGCCCACCCAGAGGCAGTAAGGTGAGATGAACAATTCCATTTCTGCAACAAGCTGGCCAACTGCCGTGGTTCATCTCACCGCATGTTATGGAAATAGTCAAATAACTATATTTTTGGTAAATATAATGTGTTGAAACTTACTATAAAATTTTAGACATCTGGTTTTCCGAGTCGCTTCAAAACTCTGTTGAAAAAgatgtaaaaataaatataaagaaaCTAGTTAGCACTCCAGACTTAAATATGATAAACTATTGGACCAAAATCAGATTTAAGTCCttttataaagtaaaaattGCTATTTTCCCAAATGTATTACAGATACTTAATCTCGTGCAAGATTAGGACCCCCTTGAAGAAGTTAATTCAATATTGGGACAGAAAAACttgtccttttttttaaaaaaaatatatatattaaataaattttagaattttccattgggacaaaaaaaatatttttgcctcATCACCTTCACTGCCTAGCTACTATAGAAGACATTATGCAAATACAAATTTTTGCCATCCCCAAATGCCTAATTTGTagaatttattttcataaaattattatagtTAGTAACATGTGACAATAAAATCATATGTCTGGAACTAAACAAGTTCAATGTATGGCTGGCTACCGTTCAGGTCAAAGTTCTAAGGAGAGAATCGTATTGGTTCAAGGGCGTTGGCTCCGTCGTTGCAGTTGACCAGGTCAAGTACATCTGCTCTCGTGTGTGATTGATATTTTTGTGCTCTAGTACTCAATCATGTATTTTGATCAAGCAGGATCCCAGCACTCGTTACCCGGTGGTTGTCCGGTTCAACAAAGTGAATTACGCTAATGTATCTACTAACAACTACGCATTGGATGAAGTTGAACTTGTCGCGTAAACCTTGCTTGTTTGAGCTGTTATTGTCGCAACATATTTGTTTTTCGATGTTCGATTCCTTTGGTTATGGAGTAGCCGTGtgtattaattattcatgagaTGTGTAGCATAACCTTTGGCCATGAATGATACTAATTGTAAACGTACTCTACATTCGTGCTTGGTATGTTTGGATGAATCGAGTGGGGGCGAGTCTTTACATAAAGAAGCGAAAAACACACGTCTTGTAGACTTTTTAGTATCCATTGAATTCGATGGCTATTAGCCTATTTGAGATTGGCGGTACCCATTAATAGTATCATGAATGAAAAGGAAAAGCTTCAGATTTATAAAGATGAATCAGAAGGATAGATTTAGTAGAAGTTTCAAAATCCATATATACACCGGGCAAAGAGTAAATTTACAACTCACAGAACCCTTCCATCCATGCCATCTAGAAGACCGGACCATATCCCTTTCTCCACTGCCTCGAACTCGACCATCCATTCGGAGAGACAATTACCTTCACGTTAGAACAAGAACCCATCTTAGATATCATCACCAATACATCGTACAGCAGGAGTGTAAGAGAAATCATGAACTGTTTTATTCAGAAATATTCCTGAGCCTGTCTCGTGCCATGAAGAGAATATCCATACAAACAAGAGATCTTTTAAAAAACTTAAGATTACTCACACTGGAGATTCAGGGGAAACATTGGCCAGTTTATTTTGTTCATCTAACCACCTGTAggaaacaaaatacaaaacaagaAGCGTCACAACAATTTCATTTGTTCCATTTTCTCATCAAATATATGACCATGATCGATCAATGGGAATTAGTGGTGGGAGGGAAAAATAAGTAGAATAGTTAAATTAGTCATTCACTTCCATAGATGACTTACGTTGCCCATTCagtggaaagaataggagacagctGCCATAGCCGTTTTCTTTTGGCGGTGATTTCCTTTGTTTCTTCTGTTTCTTGAAACTCGAAGTTAGGTGAAGTTCCATCAGAAGCACGAGGGACAACGAGTATTCGTCTCTCAAAAAGGGACTCGGTGAAGGGTTCACTAAGTTTGAAGGACTCTTCAATGAAAGATGCAGGGCCAGCTAAGATGACAAGACGAGCTATTCCCCGAAAGGCACTGAGAGGAAGAATCTTCTTCTCATCTATCCGGAGCTTAAGATTTGAGAGATTCTCCTCCCTCGAAAGTCTAGGTAACTGAGCATATTTGGCATTATTCTCCTGGTAATAAGCAAATCCAAAAATATATACAGCACCAAAATCTATGCCGATACCCTTGAGGATCTCATGGACCTCAGCTGCTCTGGATGAATTAGCCAAGGCACCAATGAGTTGTGTGATGGCTATGAATCCTCCAAGAGAACCACTTGCACAAAAGCAAGATAAAATAACATTCGAAGAGAGCGGAAAGGAGAAAGAACCTCACTGCGTATTCTGGCTGTGGAACTGGATATGAAATAAACTCAAGATTACAAGGAGGCTTCATTTGTTAAACAAAGCCTGAACGCGTGCCATCGAAGCATTTGGACTGAAGCATGCGAGTTATACAAATAATGAACAGAtaattgcatttaaaaaattatagatatGCGGCATAAAATTCCTACATGCGATACCATGAGAAAAACAAAAGTTAGATGGGCATTCGCCattttatggtctaaagcaaaCAAAACTAACATTTTCTTGCAGCTACTTCGTGTTGATATATGAAAATGATCAATTCAACATACTAGAAGGGTCTACCGAACACTCTTTATTAACCCATTCATATGACTTCTAGTGGAAAAGATCATGAAACATCTGATTCCTGAGTTGTTGTTCGTCCATTTTAACTGTAAATCACATTCATCTGCATAGACTTGATATTAGTTGTTAGTTTCATCTGCCACTAACAGTCAAGGTGATATATATTCATCATCTCATCAACAAAACCTAAAGAAGAATTTCAATTGGGGAGTTTAAAATTAAGCTCTGGAAATGGAAACATGAATGCCTCCGTCATAGCTAATCTACTTTAGAAATCTTTGCTACAAATAAAAGTATTCGAACTACAAACATGCCACCATCCCTTTTAATCGGAGTTGGAATAAGAAGGAACCTAATCTCTGAAGAGTGAAGACGAGGGTCCGTTGGATGCAGAGCAGGTGACTGACAAAGATTCTTGACTTCTGCGGCATCGAGCGAAGTTAACAGAGGCGACGGCTGGGCTGAACACATTTGCAGTGAATTGGCTAGAAAATCCGAGACATGTTACCGGGATTGCAATTGGGACAGGCAGTGATGAGAGTGAATAGCCGCACCGCCACGGCCATGGAGTTTGAAATTTCATTACAAACTTGAAATCTTGATCATCGGAAGATTATGTCACAGTTGATCCCAAGCACACGATTTTATTCCAAACTTGAAATATTGGTCAAGATTTCTTGGATCATGCATTTCACAGAACAAGACATGTTGCATATTATATAGCTGGTACATTATCGATTGTTATACCTAATACCTTCTTGTTTCGTACTGGACAATCGTTCTCCTTTTGAAACTGTGGTTCTATTAGTTAAATTGTTTTGAATAGTTTACGACAGCTGAAACATGTGGAGTGCGGGATAGAGCTTAGAGTTATGAATCTTACGTAGAAGGATTGCATTCTTCAGTTGCAATGCACGCTGTTTTAGAAGCTTCTTATGCAAATTATGTTTTAACAGGCCTGTATCAAAATCCGATTTGAGCGCTGCAATGATTCGAGTATATAATACATGTAATGGTAGAACCTGAGATGTTTGAACCGTCTGGAAAAGGGTGACAAACACTGAAGATGAGACGAGACAGAATTCGTAAGCATTACAAGGTAAAATGGCAAATAGCATGATCCTATTTTAATCATGCTGTTTTATGAGCTAAAAACACCACTATGGGGCCATTGATGCATGCAGGTGGAATTTGATGGTCCCTATCAAATGCTGAATGGAGCTCAGTGGTAGATAAAGATTTGCATCTGCACTGCATTGAGTTCCCTGGCCGGAACTTCCAAGTTTTTATCACGAAACTCGTCAATACTCTGAACAGAACAAGACATCAACTTAACACAGAATCAGCACATTGCACTTGCAACATTGAGTTCGGAAAAGCTGAGACAGGCAGATTGACCTAGTCAATACAAATTAGAGGCTCTTGTCAAGCATAGCACGGACCCTCATCGGCAATCCATATAGCCATATGAAGCCTGCAGCATCAGCTTGATCGTAGATTTCCCCGCTCTCAAATGAGGAGATGTCTTGTCTGTAGAGACTGTTGGGACTTTCCCTGCCTGTTATACTCACAGATCCTTTATAAAGCTTGAGAGTAACTGATCCACTGCTAGATTTTGTGATTTCTTTCATGAAAGCATCAATTGACTCGCGAAGTGGATCAAACCATCTACCAGCATATACTAACTCGGCATACTTCAGGGCAAGAAAATCCTTCGTCTGCATGGTTTCACGATCAAGTGTCAGAGACTCGAGTTCTCTCGCAGCAGCGAAGAGAATTGTTCCACCAGGAGTTTCATACACCCCACGGCTCTTCATTCCCACGAGACGATTTTCTACCATATCTACACGGCCAATCCCATGCTTCCCACCAATTTCATTTAGCTCTGAGAGAAGAGATGCAGGAGATAATTTCTTTCCATTGATCGAAACAGGGAGACCCTCAAGCATACCAATATTCACATACCTGCAAGTATGGGACTATAAGGAAAAGAGAAATCACCAATATTTAACTATAGTCCATACATATGCACAAGTAATGTAAAGAGGTATTGATTGCAGGGAATAAATTACtccaaaatgaaaatataagaaGTTTAGGCAACTAACTCAGGTTGATCAGGGGCCACTTTTGGGTCGACAGTCATCATGTACATGTCCTCCATAGGCTCATTTGCAGGGTCCTCCAAGATATCCCCCTTAAACATTCATATACCAAAATTGATGTAAAATTTGGACAATAAGAAGCATTTACACAACACAAGATCACAGTTGTTGAAACGTTTTAAATCTAGAACCATATCTGTACGCATGATATGAATTTTGGTGACTCAACCAACTGATTGATAATGCAAATAGAACAACTCTTCTAAGCATAAACATCCCTAAGTTCAAAACACAGTACAGTCCAGACTAGTAATACTGAATATTGAATCTGGTTGCATAAAAAATATCCGATGGGTATGAATATAGAAAATGTAATGAAATTTCCTtacataaaatcaaatataaaatcaaCCCTTACCTCATGGCTGAGGTGCCACAGGTTCCTATCTCTGCTGTAGATGGATTTCtttgaaactggaacatgcacaTTATGCTTTATAGCATATTCAATTGCATCTTCTCTTCCCTTTATTTCCCATTCCCTCCAAGGAGCAACAACACTTAGTTCAGGATTCAGAGCAAAAAAAGTTAGCTCAAACCGGACCTGTAACAAAGAAAAGTAACACAAACTTGAAAAGAGAAGCTTCAGTAAGAATCGAAATGTATAGATTGAAATCCTAGAGCATGCCTGGTCATTTCCTTTTCCTGTACATCCATGAGAAACAGCATCAGCTCCAACTTCTTTCGCCACATCAACCATGGCCTACGTTTTCGATCCATTAACATGTACAACTAGATAACAAAGCAACACAACTAAAGACAAATTCCAAAGAAATTTTTTCCACGAAAATAGGGTAGCTGATAGGAggcattaacaaaaaaaatgccAAAATATCAAACATTGATCACTTTTCATCCAATTAATAAGCATGCAAACAGGAAATGAGGGCATAAATGATAAACTCAAGGATAAGACTTCATTCAATAACTAAAAAAGATGAATTCATTTCATTTCAtaataaaagaaacaaaaaaccaAGGAATGAGTGATATTATCTGAAAAACAGGAAGTAACTTTTCTATATTTTCACAAGGTACCTTAGCAATAACAGGTCGCGCCATTGAAGTCCCAAGCAAGTACTTTCTCTCATAGATAGCACCAGCTCGCAAGcaaggaaaaataaaatctcTCACAAATTCCTCTTTCAGATCCTTCACCACTAGTTGACACGCTCCACTAGCCTTGGCCTTTTGTTCCAGACCTTCTAATTCTTGTATGCCCTAAATTCAAAGATTTTGATCAGGTGAAAAGAGCAAACCATTCCAGCATTCCTACCCCTATTATCCTTACAATTATGTTCTGTCAACAAAACTAATTTACTTTAGTCATGACTCTCATTGTATTTTCAACAGTAATTCAATGTAAATATCCCATTTTTATGAATTGATGAAACCGTGCAGATTGAGTTCACATACTTGGCCAACATCTGCAGTGAAGCAAACAACTTCGCAGCCATAATTTTCCCTGCATTGCCAGACCAGCAAAAGCAACGAAAACACACTAAGAAACAAGTGTGGTAAACTTCCCCTTAATCTAGTCATTCTCAACTTCAAATGTTTGCAAACTTAGACACCTTTCGAATTGAGGTATCCAAGGTGCCAAGTCTAAGATTAACAATCGAGAATAATAATGTTCAACAAGACAAAGTTCCATAAAAGTTGGACCCTACCCTTGCAGTAAAAAAATTGGTATGTGTTGATTTCCTGAAGTAAAGAGTAAATCAGTAAACTGAAATCGGTATGTCTTTATTGAAGTTATTTTAGTTTCAAAATGGAAGAACAGCCTTGCAGTTTATACATCTGAATATATTTATGCAGTATCTCAAGGCCTCAATTCTCAAGACAGTAACTTGGAATTCAAAGCTTCATTAAACATCAACATTTAATTATACAAAGCAGCAGAATGTCCCAATAGATTAAGGATACCCTgtatcatacaaatcataaaaGATATCAATTCTCGAAGATAACTGGGGAATAACAGCATgcatattttttgtatttgaagGATGAGAAATTAGATGACGAGCCATATTAATATTAatcaagaataaaatttatcaacttTCACCTATTAACATACCTAAGCCAAGGTACAATTAGGGAGGTATCTAAACCACCACTATAGGCCAGGACCACTTTGTTCAACTTTTTAGGCATAATTTTTCCATCCATACCACCAGAAACCATTGTCTCTTTGTCACTAGCCAAAACTGCTCGGATAGCTGCATCAAACAAATTCATTAGGGGTCAGAATGTAGAACCATTACTAAAATTAGTGTGATTGGGAGAATTTGATAGCATTCCCATGCAACCACATAAAAAAGAGCTCTTTTTGGACAGATCTTTTTTCCTTGACAGTCATGCATAGTCTAGGATATAACTGTGTCgaaaaaaagaaaagtaaaGCTGCGGTCTTGAAGCCACCACACATTCGCACGAAATTTCAACAACActtggaaaaattaaactccATTAATGTTGCAgtgacatgatcataaacaaaaaataaacaagacaagCAAAAGATGGAACCATGTGGTATAGAGTAATGAAGCTTGTACCATGATTGCTATATGCTAAACCAAAGTTAGATCTGGCCTTGACAACAGCATGACCATTAAACTCGCTGGCTTTTACTCCTACCTAGCATTGAGAAAAGGGACAGGACAAAAATCCTCAAGAACGCCACACCTTTGTCCGTTATAAAAAAAGGTGCATTTGAAAGACGAAGTACAAAATACCTCTAATTCCGAAGACATCTTTCTTGGGTAATGTACAATATAGAACAGGCGGCCTAAATTCACATTGGAAGCAACGAGTTAAAATCACATCTAAAACCATGTAGAAGTAAATCAAAGTATTATtctcaacaaaaaataaaagaaaagaaaaaaagacgGATTGTATACTGTAAAATACCTCTTTTAGGACCATGGAATGGGAGATTAGAAGAAGAACACGAAGAAATTCCATGTAATTGAGCCATCTTTTTACGTCTGATGAAGTGGGCAGTGCAATATTCCGAGGTCTAAAAATGAAAAACTATAAAAACAGGTTCATACAAATGcgtgaagaaaaaaaaacacatatatCAACTAAATTAAACATTCGAACAACAATGCATGTACACGCACAAAAACAGCTTAAGCCCATCTGAAATTGAAAgggaaacatatatataaaagtaaagCGAAGTACTAAAGAAAAAACCCAGAAAGAATTCAAACCCTGAAGTGGTAAACAGATACGAAGAACAAAAAGAAAACAGGCTACATGGAACAGCTCCGCGTGGCTTTCGCCGGCGACTAATTCACCTAAACCGTAAAAGCAAGAATTGGGAAGTGAACGAAAGATTCAGTGAACAGATAGATACATGCAAAAATCTAatggaaaaaaacaaaaaaatacagAATCAAATGAATTCATGGAAGCGGGGACAGTACAGAAACCAGAGACGTAGATCATTAAGGTAGAGTAGTATATTATGGCAGCCTCTGGTTAATGACTTGGTTTTGGACTTCACAATAAGTTGTAATGGGCCGCTTCCAACGGATTGCCCAAtaatttttactcgttttttTGTTTGGATTTATCTATCAAATCCTAAAATGAAAAGTCGGGTTGTAATTTTCATTTTGAtcctaattattttgtttagtaATTTTAGGAGATTCATTTCACGCCGGCATCAACCAGCACCTatgtttgaattaaaatttgagaGTAAGATGGTTATAGCCTTATAGGAAGACTATAAATATACTACAGTATAATTTTTATAGGAAAGAAAACTTAATTTGTTCATTTTCCTGAAAGTagcataaattaataattgtacCCTTTGAATAATGGATTAAGAAATGTTAAATTTGGAGGCTAAAAAGGTAGATGAAAATTGTTCTAACGATATTAAAAACAAATGCCAAATACTGATTAAGTTGGGCGCGTAAACATCAAATTTTGAAGTCCAGAATCACTGATGAGAAGCACAAACATCCATGCAAGCATACTGATCCACCTGCTCGAAGCTCAGAACCCAGTTGCTGCGACACACATGCATGAATCGGCTTCTCCACGTTCAGCCCAATCAGGTGTCTGGAAAGCGCTTTCAGTCCCGGCTGAACCACCCAATCGGCACCGTAGCGACGATATATATACGTATGGTGCTCTTCCTAATGGACAGTCCCGCAACCCCATATGCGAGAACTTTCAGGCCAGGCCTTCCCCTATAGCTCATCGGGAACCATGCCTTGGCCAGCAAATGCACATCAACCACTTTACACTCACTTCTCAAGCACTCGACTCCATATTCACTCATTATCTCGTCCCACATGTCTTGCAACTCAACTCCAACAAAGGTAATCACACCGGAATTGGCGAGCAAACTCCGGATGAAGCACTGAGCAGGAACGTAATCCATGTGTGGGAGTTGGAGTACCACGCATTTGGTGTCCATGCACAGGTGCAGTGTCGCGATTTTGTTGACGGCGGTCGGCTTGTTTGCTTCAAAAATGGTGGAGTCAGAAATATGATTCTGTCcgaactaaaattttaaactctagaattttttactattttaaattaatctacttggtctaatatcatattattccaaaattatacaaaatttacatataaatttaaaaaaaaaattgagtcatcCGAGCTAAAGCCCGAGTATTGGTGCATGTGGCTCCGCTTATCAAAGACCTCGTCATATTTAGCAGCCAATCTTCGGTTCGT of the Primulina huaijiensis isolate GDHJ02 chromosome 1, ASM1229523v2, whole genome shotgun sequence genome contains:
- the LOC140990783 gene encoding photosystem I reaction center subunit IV, chloroplastic-like codes for the protein MASSSIASATCGFAVAPNFSSATSFAAKSGMVFLAAENDRRNSRLVVRAEDGTAEHAAAEAPKAAPVGPPRGSKVKVLRRESYWFKGVGSVVAVDQDPSTRYPVVVRFNKVNYANVSTNNYALDEVELVA
- the LOC140990799 gene encoding argininosuccinate synthase, chloroplastic-like; the encoded protein is MAQLHGISSCSSSNLPFHGPKRGRLFYIVHYPRKMSSELEVGVKASEFNGHAVVKARSNFGLAYSNHAIRAVLASDKETMVSGGMDGKIMPKKLNKVVLAYSGGLDTSLIVPWLRENYGCEVVCFTADVGQGIQELEGLEQKAKASGACQLVVKDLKEEFVRDFIFPCLRAGAIYERKYLLGTSMARPVIAKAMVDVAKEVGADAVSHGCTGKGNDQVRFELTFFALNPELSVVAPWREWEIKGREDAIEYAIKHNVHVPVSKKSIYSRDRNLWHLSHEGDILEDPANEPMEDMYMMTVDPKVAPDQPEYVNIGMLEGLPVSINGKKLSPASLLSELNEIGGKHGIGRVDMVENRLVGMKSRGVYETPGGTILFAAARELESLTLDRETMQTKDFLALKYAELVYAGRWFDPLRESIDAFMKEITKSSSGSVTLKLYKGSVSITGRESPNSLYRQDISSFESGEIYDQADAAGFIWLYGLPMRVRAMLDKSL